CAACCCGGCCATGGTCGCCATCCTGGGCGGCCCGGTGCTGTACCTGCTGGGTACGGCGTTGTTCAAGTGGGTGACCGCTACGCGGGCTTACCCGCCGCTGTCGCACGCCGTGGGGCTGGTGCTGCTGGGCCTGCTGTGCATTCCGGCCAGCCAGCATGCGCTGGACGCGATGGCGCTGTCGGCGGCCACCGCGGGGGTGCTGTGGATCGTGGCCATCTGGGAATCGCGCTCGTTGCGCAAAAAATAAACTAAATAGCCTTCCCGCGCTTATTCCTTCAGCGTGGGAAGCTACTTAAATAATAGCAATCAAAGGGCCTGGCCCAGGCGGGCAATGCCCTCTTCGATCTTCTCTACCCCCACCGTGGCGAAGCTCAGGCGCAGGGTGGACAGGTCGGGGTCGTGGGCAAAAAACGGCGCGCCGGGCACAAAGGCCACCAGCTTCTCGATGGCGCGCTTGGCAAACGCGCCCGCGTCGCGCCCTTCGGTCAGGCGGGCCCAGAAGAACATGCCGCCCTGCGGCGCGTTGAAGGTGATGGCGCCGCCCAACTCGCGTTGCAGGCTGGCGGCCATGACCCGGGCGCGCTCGGCGTAGGTTTTGCGCACCACGGCCAGCGTGCTGTCCAGGCGGTTCAGCGTCAGGTAGTGGGCGGCGGTGGCCTGGGTCAGGTTGCTGGTGTGGGCATCGCTGAACTGCTTGCACATGGTGGCGGCGGCCAGCAGCGCGGGCGGGGCAATCATCCAGCCCACGCGCAGACCGGGGCTCAAAATCTTGCTCATCGAGCCGCAGTGCACCAGCCATTCGCGGCTGCCGGGCACGCCGTCGCTCAGGGCCAGCATGCTGGGCGGCGGCGGCTGGTCAAAGTACAGCTCGCCGTAGGGGTCGTCTTCGACCACCAGCGTCTGGGTGCGCACCGCAATTTCCAGAATGCGTTTGCGCCGCTCCAGGCTCAGCGTGGCACCGCTGGGGTTGCCGAAGGTGGGGATCAGGTAGACCAGCTTCGGCTGGTGTTCGTCGATAAGCTTTTCCAGCGCGTCCACGTCCACGCCGTTGGCGTCGATGGGTGCGCTGATGATGTGCGCGCCGTACAGGCGAAAGCACTGGATGGTGGCCAGAAAGGTGGGCCCTTCGACG
This sequence is a window from Rhodoferax sp. WC2427. Protein-coding genes within it:
- a CDS encoding PLP-dependent aminotransferase family protein; the protein is MPFADRLQNVETSAIRELFKLLGTPGIISFAGGFPDPALFDVEGIAASTAAVLATNPGPVLQYGATEGFNPLREQLSRFMANKGATVAPDGLIVTTGSQQALDLVGKTMINPGDKVIVEGPTFLATIQCFRLYGAHIISAPIDANGVDVDALEKLIDEHQPKLVYLIPTFGNPSGATLSLERRKRILEIAVRTQTLVVEDDPYGELYFDQPPPPSMLALSDGVPGSREWLVHCGSMSKILSPGLRVGWMIAPPALLAAATMCKQFSDAHTSNLTQATAAHYLTLNRLDSTLAVVRKTYAERARVMAASLQRELGGAITFNAPQGGMFFWARLTEGRDAGAFAKRAIEKLVAFVPGAPFFAHDPDLSTLRLSFATVGVEKIEEGIARLGQAL